In Turicibacter sanguinis, a genomic segment contains:
- the hcp gene encoding hydroxylamine reductase, whose product MEMFCNQCQEASKGIGCTVFGVCGKSPELTALMDTFIYSLIGVSTLALEVETVSDEIHEFVMEGLFATITNANFEEEEFVTRTLQSLTYREELKEQLVGRELPILKHDIMNFIAKTKEEMIKKALKVAIHQTENEDIRSIRELMLFGVKGLAAYLSHAQKLGYVQPSLYMGMHKMMAALINESLTLEDYVSLTLELGSIGVEGMALLDTANTTTFGHPEISKVNIGVGERPGILITGHDLHDLVQLLEQTKDQGIDIYTHSEMLPAHYYPELKKYDHLKANYGNAWHLQTKEFETFNGPIIFTTNCLVPPRQSATYQDRVFTTGNTGYPGFKVIPVLVDGRKDFSEVIELAKTCEAPKAIEQGEIVGGFAHHQVMTLASEIISAVEKGEIKHFVVMAGCDGRHKERQYYTDFASALPDDSVILTAGCAKYRYNKLNLGTINGIPRVLDAGQCNDSYSLAVIALKLKEAFGLEDINDLPIVYNIAWYEQKAVIVLLALLSLGVKKIHLGPTLPAFLSPNIVDFLVQTFEIGGISSVEEDLVKFFE is encoded by the coding sequence ATGGAAATGTTTTGTAATCAATGTCAAGAAGCTTCGAAAGGGATAGGCTGCACTGTCTTTGGTGTATGTGGAAAATCCCCTGAATTAACAGCTTTAATGGATACGTTTATCTATTCATTAATTGGTGTATCGACGCTTGCTTTAGAAGTTGAAACTGTATCTGATGAGATTCATGAGTTTGTCATGGAAGGATTATTTGCAACGATTACGAATGCTAATTTTGAGGAAGAAGAATTTGTAACACGCACGCTGCAAAGCTTAACCTACCGTGAGGAATTAAAAGAACAATTAGTTGGTCGTGAGTTACCCATCCTTAAGCATGATATCATGAACTTCATTGCTAAAACTAAAGAAGAGATGATTAAAAAAGCTTTAAAAGTGGCCATTCATCAAACAGAAAATGAAGATATTCGTTCAATTCGTGAATTGATGTTATTTGGAGTTAAAGGGTTAGCAGCTTATTTATCACATGCGCAAAAATTAGGCTATGTTCAACCATCACTATACATGGGAATGCACAAAATGATGGCCGCCTTAATTAATGAATCACTAACACTAGAAGATTATGTTTCGCTAACACTTGAACTTGGAAGTATTGGGGTAGAGGGAATGGCTTTACTTGATACGGCTAATACCACAACATTTGGCCATCCAGAAATCTCAAAAGTTAATATTGGAGTTGGAGAACGTCCAGGAATTTTAATCACCGGACATGATTTACACGATTTAGTTCAATTACTTGAGCAAACTAAAGATCAAGGAATTGATATTTATACGCACAGTGAAATGTTGCCTGCACACTATTATCCTGAATTAAAAAAATATGATCATTTAAAAGCAAATTATGGAAATGCATGGCATTTACAAACGAAAGAGTTTGAAACGTTTAATGGACCGATTATTTTTACAACGAACTGTTTAGTCCCACCTCGTCAAAGTGCCACTTATCAAGATCGTGTGTTTACAACGGGAAATACGGGATATCCTGGATTTAAAGTGATTCCGGTTTTAGTGGATGGTCGCAAAGATTTTAGTGAAGTCATTGAACTGGCTAAAACATGTGAAGCACCTAAAGCGATTGAACAAGGAGAAATTGTAGGAGGATTTGCTCATCATCAAGTGATGACGTTAGCATCTGAGATTATTTCAGCGGTTGAAAAAGGAGAGATTAAGCATTTCGTTGTCATGGCTGGGTGTGATGGACGTCATAAAGAGCGTCAGTATTATACAGATTTTGCTAGCGCCCTTCCAGACGATTCTGTTATTTTAACAGCGGGATGTGCGAAATATCGCTATAATAAGCTAAATCTTGGAACAATCAATGGAATTCCTCGTGTGCTTGACGCAGGCCAATGTAATGATTCTTATTCATTAGCCGTCATTGCCCTAAAATTAAAAGAAGCATTTGGACTTGAAGATATTAATGACTTACCGATTGTTTATAATATTGCATGGTATGAACAAAAAGCCGTCATTGTCTTATTAGCTCTTTTATCATTAGGTGTGAAAAAGATTCATTTAGGTCCTACGTTACCTGCTTTCTTATCACCCAATATTGTGGACTTTTTAGTTCAAACGTTTGAAATTGGTGGTATTTCATCTGTTGAGGAAGACTTAGTTAAATTTTTTGAATAA
- a CDS encoding glycerol dehydrogenase: protein MKKVIYSPTKYIQGPNELAHICDYAMDLGISGAYAIVDPFILSHYEETIQTSFKRQQIAIHLDAFNGECSKTEINRIIENVKKGNLNVIIGIGGGKTLDTAKAVAYFSNLPVIIVPTIASTDAPCSALSVLYTDAGQFDRYLFLKTNPNVVIVDSLVIAQAPSRLLVSGMGDALATYFEARACHRSNALTIAGGTCSLAALTLAKLCYETLLVDGYQAKLSADHHVNSKALENIIEANTYLSGVGFESGGLAGAHAIHNGLTVLKESHHMYHGEKVAFGTLVQLVLENAPKEEIDEVLTFCRQLGLPTCLKDLGITNPTEDQLMAVATASCDPQDTIHHMPFEVTPIDVYSAILIADRLGAQFA, encoded by the coding sequence ATGAAAAAAGTGATTTATTCACCAACTAAATACATTCAAGGGCCAAATGAGTTAGCACATATATGTGATTATGCAATGGATTTAGGCATTTCTGGCGCGTATGCCATTGTTGACCCATTTATTTTATCTCATTATGAAGAGACGATTCAAACCAGTTTCAAACGACAACAAATAGCTATTCACCTAGATGCTTTTAATGGGGAATGTAGTAAAACAGAAATTAATCGAATCATTGAAAATGTCAAAAAAGGAAACCTAAATGTGATCATCGGAATTGGAGGGGGAAAAACACTCGATACGGCAAAAGCCGTTGCTTATTTCTCAAATTTACCTGTTATAATTGTTCCAACCATTGCTTCTACTGATGCACCTTGTAGTGCCCTATCTGTTCTTTATACAGATGCAGGTCAATTTGACCGCTATTTATTCTTAAAAACAAATCCGAATGTTGTGATTGTTGACTCACTTGTTATTGCACAGGCTCCATCTCGTTTACTAGTTTCAGGTATGGGAGATGCCTTGGCCACTTATTTTGAAGCTCGTGCTTGTCATCGTTCCAATGCCTTAACGATTGCAGGTGGCACTTGTTCACTTGCAGCCTTAACGTTAGCAAAACTTTGTTATGAAACGTTATTAGTTGATGGTTATCAAGCAAAGTTATCTGCAGATCATCATGTTAATTCTAAAGCACTCGAAAATATCATTGAAGCAAACACTTATTTAAGCGGTGTTGGTTTTGAAAGTGGAGGACTCGCCGGTGCTCACGCGATCCATAATGGTTTAACAGTCTTAAAAGAAAGTCATCACATGTATCATGGTGAAAAAGTAGCCTTTGGGACACTCGTTCAACTCGTGCTAGAAAATGCGCCAAAAGAAGAAATCGATGAAGTGTTAACTTTCTGTCGTCAACTAGGCCTCCCAACCTGCTTAAAAGACCTTGGAATTACAAATCCAACAGAAGATCAACTGATGGCAGTTGCAACAGCAAGCTGTGACCCACAAGATACGATTCATCATATGCCATTTGAAGTCACTCCAATCGATGTCTATAGTGCTATTTTAATTGCAGATCGTCTAGGTGCTCAGTTTGCCTAA
- a CDS encoding GNAT family N-acetyltransferase yields MMQITIHNMQPKHYERVGTIYKQGIDSHHCTFESDVPTWEGFDANHLPFCRFVVLNEREEVIGWTALSQTSSRSCFEGVAEVSIYLDQHVIGQGIGEQLLNYLITESEQNGIWSLISGIFPENVASLRLHQKCGFRYVGYREKMGKTREGVFRDVLFMERRSLKVGV; encoded by the coding sequence ATGATGCAAATTACTATTCATAACATGCAACCAAAGCACTATGAAAGAGTAGGAACTATTTATAAGCAGGGGATTGATTCTCATCATTGTACGTTTGAATCGGATGTCCCAACTTGGGAAGGGTTTGACGCGAACCATCTTCCCTTTTGTCGGTTTGTGGTCTTAAATGAAAGAGAAGAGGTCATAGGATGGACTGCCTTGAGTCAAACGAGTTCGCGATCTTGTTTTGAAGGCGTCGCTGAAGTCAGTATTTATTTGGATCAACACGTAATCGGACAAGGGATTGGAGAGCAATTATTAAATTATTTAATTACAGAATCTGAACAAAATGGGATTTGGAGTTTGATTTCAGGTATATTTCCAGAAAATGTAGCAAGTCTTAGGTTACATCAAAAATGTGGATTTAGATATGTGGGATATCGCGAAAAGATGGGGAAAACAAGAGAAGGCGTCTTTAGAGATGTTTTGTTTATGGAAAGAAGAAGTTTAAAGGTTGGGGTTTAG
- a CDS encoding Crp/Fnr family transcriptional regulator: MYQHPLLISFNQESIERLKQQSYEIQLEKGQPLFFQGDAATVVYYIKSGILKILKTSIQGQEKIFSIYSRGNLVALSVLFNDPHQYPASGVALEETVVVAIPIPELEKAILSNHQATRAWFCHLNRRLEGVQQLLTDQVFIDARDRFKKVIQLFMKHKSFQKDGMIVFEMPLTKQEMAELLSIRRETFSRLLSSLKEEGLCEYSKKQMRVNREWLES, encoded by the coding sequence ATGTATCAACATCCGTTATTGATCTCTTTTAATCAAGAGTCAATTGAAAGGCTAAAACAACAAAGTTATGAAATTCAACTAGAGAAAGGACAACCCTTATTTTTTCAAGGAGATGCGGCAACGGTTGTTTATTATATTAAATCAGGAATTTTAAAAATTCTAAAAACATCTATTCAAGGTCAGGAAAAGATTTTTTCAATTTATTCAAGAGGAAATCTAGTGGCTTTAAGTGTTTTATTTAATGACCCTCACCAATATCCTGCTTCTGGTGTTGCACTAGAGGAAACGGTGGTGGTCGCTATTCCGATTCCTGAACTAGAAAAAGCTATCTTATCGAATCATCAGGCAACACGTGCATGGTTTTGTCATTTGAATCGCCGATTAGAAGGTGTCCAACAATTACTGACTGATCAAGTTTTTATTGATGCAAGAGATCGCTTTAAAAAAGTGATTCAATTATTTATGAAACATAAATCTTTTCAAAAAGACGGGATGATTGTATTTGAGATGCCGTTAACAAAGCAGGAAATGGCAGAGTTATTAAGTATTCGTCGTGAAACGTTTAGTCGATTATTGTCCTCTTTAAAAGAAGAAGGATTATGTGAGTATTCCAAAAAACAAATGCGTGTTAATCGAGAGTGGCTTGAAAGCTAA
- the dcuC gene encoding C4-dicarboxylate transporter DcuC: MSELIIALIVIILAAYLIKKKYDIKLVMFGSGILLMLSALLMNKVILPSESSSGVPFFDIFKVMGNLFTKQLSGASFTLLLLFGYTAYMKAIRADEKTVSVLSAPLKHIKIKALLIPIFYLIGNFLCIIIPSSSSLSVMLMATAFPILTSAGVSPLAVGAVIATSATIAPTPLGADNLLASEALGLPVTDYVFNYHAKISIPIILMMAIVHFIWQKRQDHLERSEITSTLPKLKEVTDQLPMFYAILPMLPLLLMLIFYFVSDVNLGISEVIFFSLMVSILCEVIRMRSFQKGTAEIQAFFNGMGVGLTTVVAQVVAALTFVEGLKILGVIDLMGEVINHLNAAGLMLTLAFCLLALFVGLLSGSGLAIFYAFVELMPSFAESVGISAISLAIPMQFVSHLVKSISPVSPTVIIISSMMNVSPVRLIKRTIVPVLVGMVLSIVLTYVIL; this comes from the coding sequence ATGAGTGAGTTAATCATTGCATTGATTGTGATTATATTGGCAGCTTATTTAATTAAGAAAAAGTATGACATTAAATTAGTCATGTTCGGTAGTGGAATCCTGTTGATGTTGAGTGCTTTATTGATGAATAAAGTTATTCTACCGAGTGAAAGTAGTAGTGGAGTTCCTTTTTTTGATATTTTCAAGGTGATGGGGAATCTCTTTACCAAACAATTAAGTGGCGCTAGCTTTACACTGTTATTATTATTTGGTTATACGGCGTATATGAAGGCCATTAGGGCAGATGAAAAAACTGTTAGCGTGTTATCAGCCCCCTTAAAGCACATTAAAATCAAAGCGTTATTAATTCCTATATTTTATTTGATTGGAAATTTTTTGTGTATCATTATTCCAAGTTCTTCGAGTTTGTCAGTGATGTTGATGGCAACAGCCTTCCCTATCTTAACGAGTGCAGGTGTTTCCCCTTTAGCTGTGGGAGCTGTGATTGCTACATCAGCAACGATTGCCCCAACACCATTAGGTGCTGATAATTTACTAGCATCTGAAGCACTTGGTCTTCCTGTTACAGACTATGTGTTTAATTATCATGCTAAAATTTCCATTCCTATTATCTTAATGATGGCAATCGTTCATTTTATTTGGCAAAAACGTCAAGATCATTTAGAAAGAAGTGAAATCACTTCAACATTGCCAAAACTTAAGGAAGTAACGGATCAGCTACCGATGTTTTATGCAATCCTTCCTATGTTACCGTTACTCTTAATGCTGATTTTTTATTTTGTATCGGATGTGAATTTAGGTATTTCTGAAGTCATCTTTTTCTCATTGATGGTGAGTATATTGTGTGAAGTGATTCGAATGCGTTCATTTCAAAAGGGAACCGCTGAGATTCAAGCCTTCTTTAATGGGATGGGCGTTGGACTAACGACTGTTGTGGCTCAGGTTGTAGCGGCTTTAACCTTTGTAGAGGGATTAAAGATTTTAGGCGTGATCGATTTAATGGGGGAGGTTATAAATCATTTAAATGCAGCTGGTCTAATGTTGACTCTCGCTTTTTGTTTACTGGCTTTATTTGTTGGGTTATTAAGTGGAAGTGGATTAGCAATCTTTTACGCATTTGTTGAGCTAATGCCATCCTTTGCCGAGTCTGTGGGAATTTCAGCCATAAGTTTAGCAATTCCAATGCAATTTGTTTCTCATTTAGTCAAAAGTATTTCTCCAGTTTCCCCAACGGTTATTATTATCTCGTCGATGATGAATGTTTCTCCCGTGCGACTCATTAAGAGAACCATCGTTCCAGTCCTTGTTGGAATGGTGTTATCGATTGTTTTAACGTATGTGATTCTTTAG
- a CDS encoding zinc-ribbon domain-containing protein — MAFWDDFQKNMNKTANASIKTTSKWIEIGKLNVALNAAKLDLNDLYERIGEYVYQNKIVDVKQSDELQELFHEVSQQKMKIREIQAQLNQMRSKYHCEQCGAEIDANTKYCPYCSAPQSNQIDWRI, encoded by the coding sequence ATGGCATTTTGGGATGACTTTCAAAAAAATATGAATAAAACAGCCAATGCTTCGATTAAAACGACGAGTAAATGGATTGAAATTGGAAAATTAAATGTGGCGTTGAATGCGGCTAAACTAGATTTGAATGATCTTTATGAGCGAATCGGTGAATATGTTTACCAAAATAAAATAGTTGATGTGAAGCAAAGTGATGAATTACAAGAATTATTTCATGAAGTGTCTCAACAAAAAATGAAGATAAGAGAAATTCAAGCACAACTTAATCAAATGAGGAGCAAGTATCATTGTGAGCAATGTGGGGCTGAGATTGATGCTAACACGAAATATTGTCCATATTGTTCAGCTCCTCAATCCAATCAAATTGATTGGAGAATTTAA
- a CDS encoding ATP-dependent helicase, whose product MDLYTYLNQYHQIVLTDDQLAATQALDGPICVISCPGSGKTTVTVIRLANLILSGKVHPQQILALTFSKASARDLNERFQALFPKLSKQVQFSTIHSFAFQLIKHYQQLSGVMYQFIEGNQTTLHKKQLLTQFYIETTERYPSDDDLETLTGQISLLKNLMIEPHHTKEIKQYVETEVEEFIQLYKKYEAFKESRYLLDYDDLLTTAFSILKHHDYLLNFYQTRYTHIQIDEAQDTSKIQYELIKLIASRHHNIFLVGDDDQSIYAFRGAYPKQLLTFKETFKEARILYMNQNFRSTASIVSTSSQFIQHNKSRYKKTIQTQNETGMSPTLHHFQTEQEQLSFLITTLKQAEDLNDVAILYRQNVSALPLIEQFERHQIPFKLQEGKLSFFYHPIVRDIKAIITLSRSPNHLESFQRVAKILYLSATTQHQVTSQTESGYLDYLTRLVTFNSTYQREKVRLFKQNLMKLPSLPCNRMMAFILNTLDYESYLIKKGFLKDEKGERLYTQGMAVLETLKMIAKDVDSHEAFLERLEHLRLISEQSTTQAKGVNLLTFHASKGLEFKTVFLIDCMNGITPPQTAIIEAKSQIFDHYEEERRLFYVAMTRAKEQLTLLSVAKKHNLLFSRSNFYKEVSKILNPIDEEPKPVSSRLSHGKKIEELKRGLITSESADLTPFKEGSVINHKRFGTGTIIEKEGEIATIQFENETKRISLRITVLNGNVELVSS is encoded by the coding sequence ATGGACTTATATACCTACCTCAATCAATATCATCAAATTGTATTAACTGATGATCAATTAGCAGCGACTCAAGCCCTTGATGGTCCCATTTGTGTGATTAGCTGTCCAGGAAGCGGGAAAACGACAGTAACCGTAATTCGGTTAGCTAATTTGATTTTAAGTGGAAAGGTTCATCCTCAACAAATTCTAGCCTTAACCTTCTCAAAAGCATCGGCACGTGATCTGAATGAGCGATTCCAAGCATTATTCCCCAAACTCTCAAAACAAGTTCAATTTTCAACGATTCATAGTTTCGCTTTTCAACTGATTAAACACTACCAACAACTGAGTGGGGTAATGTATCAATTTATTGAAGGAAATCAGACGACTCTTCATAAAAAGCAACTCTTAACACAATTTTACATCGAAACAACTGAACGTTATCCAAGCGACGATGATTTAGAAACGCTCACTGGCCAAATCAGTTTACTTAAAAACTTGATGATAGAACCGCATCATACGAAAGAAATCAAACAATACGTCGAAACAGAAGTTGAGGAATTCATTCAACTTTATAAAAAATATGAAGCCTTCAAAGAATCGAGATATTTACTCGACTACGATGATCTACTCACTACAGCCTTCTCTATCCTTAAACATCACGATTACCTTTTAAATTTTTATCAAACCCGTTATACCCACATTCAAATCGATGAGGCGCAAGATACCTCAAAAATCCAATACGAACTCATCAAACTCATTGCCAGTCGCCATCATAACATTTTTTTAGTAGGAGATGATGATCAAAGTATCTATGCATTTCGAGGAGCTTATCCAAAACAGCTATTAACTTTTAAAGAAACCTTTAAAGAAGCTCGCATCCTCTATATGAATCAAAATTTCCGTTCAACAGCCTCTATTGTATCAACGAGCTCTCAATTCATCCAACATAATAAAAGTAGATATAAAAAAACGATTCAAACTCAAAATGAAACCGGAATGTCCCCCACTCTTCATCATTTTCAAACCGAACAAGAACAATTATCTTTTTTAATCACCACGCTAAAACAAGCAGAAGATTTAAACGATGTGGCGATTTTGTATCGTCAAAATGTTTCTGCTCTTCCCCTGATTGAACAATTCGAACGTCACCAAATCCCTTTCAAACTCCAAGAAGGAAAACTTTCATTTTTCTACCATCCCATTGTCAGAGATATCAAGGCCATAATCACCTTATCAAGATCACCTAACCACTTAGAATCCTTTCAACGCGTGGCGAAAATTCTCTATCTCTCAGCCACAACTCAACATCAAGTGACCTCTCAAACAGAAAGTGGCTATCTCGATTATTTAACACGACTGGTTACTTTTAATTCCACTTATCAACGTGAAAAAGTCCGTCTCTTTAAACAAAACCTCATGAAACTTCCAAGTCTACCTTGCAATCGGATGATGGCTTTTATTTTAAATACTTTAGATTATGAAAGTTATCTAATCAAAAAAGGATTCTTAAAAGATGAAAAAGGGGAACGCCTTTATACCCAAGGGATGGCAGTTTTAGAAACCTTAAAAATGATTGCCAAAGACGTAGATTCTCACGAAGCCTTTCTTGAGCGCCTTGAACACCTCAGGCTAATTAGTGAACAAAGCACCACACAAGCAAAAGGAGTTAACCTTTTAACTTTTCATGCCTCAAAAGGCTTAGAATTTAAAACCGTCTTTTTAATTGATTGTATGAATGGCATCACGCCACCCCAAACAGCAATCATCGAAGCCAAAAGTCAAATTTTTGACCATTATGAAGAAGAGCGTCGTCTTTTTTATGTCGCCATGACACGGGCAAAAGAGCAATTGACGCTACTAAGTGTTGCTAAAAAACATAATCTATTATTTAGTCGCTCAAACTTTTATAAAGAAGTTTCCAAGATTCTTAATCCAATTGACGAAGAACCCAAACCCGTCTCAAGTCGCCTCAGTCATGGAAAAAAAATTGAAGAGTTAAAAAGAGGCCTAATAACCTCAGAATCCGCTGACTTAACGCCTTTTAAAGAAGGTTCCGTGATTAATCATAAACGATTTGGAACAGGAACCATTATTGAAAAAGAAGGAGAAATTGCGACGATTCAATTCGAAAATGAAACCAAACGAATCAGTCTCAGAATAACTGTTTTAAATGGAAATGTCGAATTGGTTTCAAGTTAA
- the brnQ gene encoding branched-chain amino acid transport system II carrier protein — protein sequence MKSKQFKDALVIGFALFAMFFGAGNLIFPPFLGNTVGDQVIPALLGFLITGIGLPLLGILACSRAGGSFEVMASRVSKPFATVATIILILAIGPIIAIPRTASTTFELGIVTLLPNATQWLTTIIYFAIALFFVLKPTRIVDAIGKVLTPILLFVLIAIITKGMLFPIGEVATLDVSQVFTTSFKEGYQTMDAIAAVIFATIIISSVHDKGYKDHKSVSKIILMSGLIAIGGLAIIYGGLMMLGAQTSSLVDVSFTRTQLVMYIAKAVFGSLGTIFLSICTTVACLTTAIALLTASAEFFTKLFKGKIPYAVNAIILTVISLFMATNDVDQIVALAGPALDIIYPIVIVLIILTLLGKMVKHDFAVAMTVYVTLAISLLTTIGSFMNLTAVTSALNYLPLQSSGFGWLLPAVITFIIVNYFVKHKA from the coding sequence ATGAAGAGTAAACAATTTAAAGATGCATTAGTGATTGGGTTTGCCTTGTTTGCCATGTTCTTTGGCGCAGGGAATTTAATATTCCCACCCTTTTTAGGAAACACAGTTGGAGATCAAGTGATTCCAGCTTTACTAGGGTTTTTAATTACCGGAATTGGGTTACCTTTACTTGGAATTTTAGCGTGTTCACGCGCAGGAGGATCATTTGAAGTGATGGCTTCTCGCGTTTCTAAACCGTTCGCTACCGTTGCGACGATTATTTTAATTTTAGCGATTGGACCGATTATTGCAATTCCTCGTACTGCCTCAACGACGTTTGAATTAGGGATTGTGACGTTATTACCTAATGCAACACAGTGGTTAACAACGATTATTTATTTTGCTATTGCGTTATTCTTTGTCTTAAAACCCACACGAATTGTAGATGCGATTGGGAAAGTCTTAACTCCTATTCTATTATTTGTCTTAATTGCGATCATTACAAAGGGGATGTTATTTCCAATTGGTGAAGTAGCAACACTGGATGTTTCACAAGTTTTCACAACGTCTTTTAAAGAAGGTTATCAAACGATGGATGCTATTGCGGCTGTTATTTTTGCAACGATTATTATTTCATCTGTCCATGATAAAGGCTATAAAGACCATAAGAGTGTTTCTAAAATTATTTTAATGTCAGGTTTAATTGCAATTGGTGGATTGGCGATTATTTATGGTGGGTTAATGATGTTAGGAGCCCAAACTTCTTCGCTTGTTGATGTAAGTTTTACTCGTACACAACTTGTTATGTATATTGCCAAAGCGGTCTTTGGTTCGCTTGGGACGATTTTTTTAAGTATTTGTACAACAGTCGCTTGTTTAACAACGGCGATTGCCTTACTAACGGCAAGTGCAGAGTTTTTCACCAAATTATTTAAGGGAAAAATTCCATACGCAGTGAATGCCATTATTTTAACTGTGATTAGTCTTTTTATGGCAACCAATGATGTTGATCAAATTGTAGCTTTAGCAGGGCCAGCTTTAGATATTATTTATCCGATTGTCATTGTTTTAATTATTTTAACGTTACTAGGAAAAATGGTTAAACATGACTTTGCTGTAGCCATGACGGTTTATGTGACGTTAGCAATTAGTTTATTAACAACGATTGGTTCTTTCATGAATTTAACAGCCGTAACGTCTGCGTTGAATTATTTACCCCTTCAATCTTCAGGATTTGGATGGTTGCTACCAGCCGTTATAACATTTATTATCGTCAACTATTTTGTGAAACATAAAGCTTAA
- a CDS encoding Gfo/Idh/MocA family protein gives MTQQIRFGIIGTNTITEQFLKAAMSLESFKLNAIYSRTEERGLEFASKYGVEHIYTNLEQLLKDDVVDAMYIASPNAYHAKQAILCLNHQKHVLCEKPLASNLKEVEAMCEAAFKNGVVLMEAMKTTVLPTFQLLKDHLHKIGTIRRYSASFCQYSSRYDAYRSGTILNAFKNELSNGALLDIGVYTIAPMIHLFGLPGEIKASAYMLESGVDGEGSIIFKYPTMEACVMYSKISNSYLPSEIQGEDGTVMIDRINRFHQVQIKYRNGEIEELAIPHDEADMKYELEEFIQTILKQKKESNVNTLERSKQVMSVLDEVRRQIGLQYPADLK, from the coding sequence ATGACTCAACAGATACGATTTGGTATTATTGGAACGAATACGATTACAGAACAATTCTTAAAAGCAGCGATGAGCCTTGAATCTTTTAAGTTGAATGCCATTTATTCTAGAACAGAAGAGCGAGGTCTTGAATTTGCATCGAAGTATGGTGTCGAGCATATTTATACTAACCTTGAACAGCTTTTAAAAGATGATGTCGTCGATGCGATGTATATTGCCTCACCGAATGCCTATCATGCTAAGCAAGCTATCTTATGTTTAAATCATCAAAAACATGTGTTATGTGAAAAACCCTTGGCTTCTAACTTAAAAGAAGTTGAAGCCATGTGCGAAGCAGCGTTTAAAAATGGAGTTGTTTTAATGGAAGCAATGAAGACCACTGTGTTACCAACTTTTCAACTGCTTAAAGACCATCTTCATAAAATTGGGACCATTCGTCGATACAGTGCAAGCTTCTGTCAATATTCTTCAAGATATGATGCCTATCGAAGCGGGACAATCTTAAATGCGTTTAAAAATGAGTTATCAAATGGTGCTTTACTTGATATTGGAGTCTATACGATTGCTCCGATGATTCATTTATTTGGACTTCCAGGTGAGATAAAGGCAAGTGCCTATATGCTTGAATCAGGTGTAGATGGAGAAGGGAGTATCATCTTTAAATATCCTACAATGGAGGCTTGTGTCATGTATTCTAAAATCTCTAACTCTTATTTACCGTCGGAGATTCAAGGAGAAGATGGAACGGTTATGATTGATCGAATTAATCGATTCCATCAAGTTCAAATTAAATATCGAAATGGTGAGATTGAGGAGTTAGCGATTCCTCATGATGAAGCAGATATGAAGTATGAGCTTGAAGAATTTATTCAAACGATTTTAAAGCAAAAGAAAGAATCCAATGTCAATACATTGGAACGCTCAAAGCAGGTGATGAGTGTTTTAGATGAGGTTCGTCGTCAAATCGGACTTCAATATCCTGCAGATTTAAAATAG